CGGCTATCTCCACGCCTCCACCTCCGAGTGCTACGGCGACCCCGAGGTCCATCCCCAGGTCGAGACCTACTGGGGCAACGTCAACCCCGTCGGTCCGCGCTCGGTCTACGACGAGGCCAAGCGCTTCTCCGAGGCCGCCGTCACCGCTTACCATCGCTACTATGGCGTCGACACGCACCTGGTCCGCATCTTCAACACCTACGGCCCGCGCCTTCAGGCCAGCGACGGCCGCGTCATCTCAAACCTCATGGTGCAGGCCCTGCGCGGCGAACCTCTCACCATCTACGGCGACGGCTCCCAGACCCGCAGCTTCTGCTACGTCTCCGATCTCATCGAAGGAATCCTTCTGCTCTCACGCTCCGGGGAGCATCTTCCCGTCAACATCGGCAATCCGGTGGAGTGGACCATCCTCGAATGCGCCCAGGAGATCCTCGCCGTCACAGGTTCCAGGGCCGAGATCCTCTTTCGCGACCTGCCGCAGGACGATCCCACCCGCCGCCGC
The Edaphobacter lichenicola genome window above contains:
- a CDS encoding UDP-glucuronic acid decarboxylase family protein; its protein translation is MSRKILVTGAAGFLGSHLCDALLSNGDTVVGVDNLSTGNLANLSHLSHESCFRLIELDICKPFDTGKVDYIFNFASPASPIDYSRLGVETLLVGSAGTINTLDLARKYGAGYLHASTSECYGDPEVHPQVETYWGNVNPVGPRSVYDEAKRFSEAAVTAYHRYYGVDTHLVRIFNTYGPRLQASDGRVISNLMVQALRGEPLTIYGDGSQTRSFCYVSDLIEGILLLSRSGEHLPVNIGNPVEWTILECAQEILAVTGSRAEILFRDLPQDDPTRRRPDITRARTLLNWEPKVTLRQGLERSLEYFKACVA